One window from the genome of Faecalibacterium sp. HTF-F encodes:
- a CDS encoding histidine triad nucleotide-binding protein, whose translation MEDCLFCMIAEGKIPSKKLYEDEQVVAFYDINPQAKVHFLVVPKKHITSAAALTEEDGALLGHIFAVIAKLAAEQGLENGYRVISNVGEDAGQTVKHLHFHVLGGEKLPV comes from the coding sequence ATGGAAGATTGTCTGTTTTGCATGATCGCGGAGGGCAAGATCCCCTCCAAGAAGCTGTACGAGGACGAGCAGGTGGTGGCGTTCTACGACATCAACCCGCAGGCCAAGGTGCACTTTCTGGTGGTGCCCAAAAAGCACATCACCTCTGCTGCTGCGCTGACCGAAGAGGACGGCGCACTGCTGGGCCATATTTTTGCAGTGATCGCAAAGCTGGCTGCGGAGCAGGGTCTGGAAAACGGCTACCGCGTCATTTCCAATGTTGGCGAGGACGCAGGCCAGACCGTGAAGCATCTGCATTTCCATGTTCTGGGCGGCGAAAAGCTGCCCGTCTGA